The following proteins are co-located in the Fimbriiglobus ruber genome:
- the mobF gene encoding MobF family relaxase, whose translation MLRITQQQSADAAKRYYSTADYYSEGQEVVGNWGGEAARRLGLHGPVDKAAFDRLCDNLHPQSEKQLTARTSAERTVGYDFTFSVPKSVSLAYALTDDPAIRDAFRCAVGDTMREIEAEAKTRVRKGGADVDRATGNMVWAEFVHTTSRPVDGMPDPQLHAHCFALNATWDAHERQWKAGQFRDLKRDAPYFQAAFRVRLANRLQDLGYQVERKRDDFEITGVAPDVLQRFSRRTTQIEELAAELGVTNPDRKAELGASTREKKGAPLAWATLRQQWANRLSDGERDALDRAFDRTSPHPKPAHSERTAVDYALDHCFTREAVVPERELLTEALKRGLGSVTVGNTARELATRNLIRGDHGGRAVATTPDMLAAETRLVAFARSGRGRCRPLVDEGRPFIREWLNDGQKAAVRHVLGSRDRVTIVRGAAGTGKTKLEAELRDAFRETNTPVVALAQSADASRGVLRDEAGFADADTVARFLVDRDMQARARGGVILVDEASQLGTRDLLRVFDAAEKIEARVVLVGDRRQHRAVAAGEPLALLEERAGLPVAEVKDIIRQSGDYRAATEALSQGDIAAGFAELVRLKWVREVPDDERDQALVAAYLAATAERKADGEYKTALVVSPTHAEADRVTRAVRQDLQAAGRLGEERIFATWRPAHLTDAQKADPTQYESGDLLRFHQNAPGHRNGSRLVLTAGAAPPVAVADRFEVYRPFTLAVAVGDRLRVTAGGKTKDGKHRLDTGALVTIAGFTPRGDLIDNRGWVIDREFGHLSHGYVVTSHASQGKTVDKVFIAQSGASFAASSARQFYVSVSRGREQAVVFTDDNAALRTAVQRADQPLSATALAETRRRKPGLRDRLDKHLAFVRRLATFARTHELFGKQLDRNAAHQERGHER comes from the coding sequence ATGCTCCGCATCACGCAGCAGCAATCCGCCGACGCCGCCAAGCGGTACTATTCCACCGCCGATTACTACAGCGAGGGCCAGGAAGTCGTCGGCAATTGGGGCGGGGAGGCGGCCCGGCGGCTGGGTCTGCACGGTCCAGTCGATAAGGCCGCCTTCGATCGGCTGTGCGACAACCTCCACCCACAGTCCGAGAAACAACTCACGGCCCGCACCAGCGCGGAACGCACGGTCGGGTACGATTTCACCTTCTCAGTGCCCAAATCCGTTTCTCTTGCCTACGCCCTGACCGATGATCCGGCCATACGGGACGCCTTCCGTTGTGCGGTCGGCGATACCATGCGGGAGATCGAGGCCGAGGCGAAAACCCGCGTCCGTAAGGGTGGGGCGGATGTCGACCGGGCCACTGGCAACATGGTCTGGGCAGAATTCGTCCACACCACCTCGCGGCCGGTCGACGGGATGCCGGACCCGCAACTCCACGCCCATTGCTTCGCCCTCAACGCCACTTGGGATGCTCACGAACGGCAGTGGAAGGCCGGACAGTTCCGCGACCTCAAGCGGGACGCCCCGTACTTCCAGGCCGCGTTCCGGGTACGGCTGGCCAACCGGCTGCAAGACCTCGGGTATCAGGTCGAGCGGAAGCGGGACGATTTCGAGATCACCGGCGTAGCGCCCGACGTACTGCAAAGGTTCTCCCGGCGGACCACCCAAATCGAAGAACTGGCGGCCGAGCTGGGCGTCACTAATCCCGATCGCAAGGCCGAACTCGGGGCGTCAACCCGGGAGAAAAAAGGGGCTCCGCTCGCCTGGGCCACCTTGCGCCAGCAATGGGCGAACCGCCTGTCCGACGGCGAGCGGGACGCCCTGGACCGGGCGTTCGATCGCACGTCACCGCATCCCAAACCTGCGCACAGTGAACGAACCGCGGTCGATTATGCCCTGGACCACTGTTTCACCCGGGAGGCTGTAGTCCCCGAGCGAGAGTTACTGACCGAAGCCCTGAAACGCGGGCTCGGGTCGGTCACGGTCGGCAACACCGCCCGCGAATTAGCAACCCGGAACCTGATCCGGGGCGATCACGGCGGGCGGGCCGTGGCCACTACCCCGGACATGCTCGCCGCAGAAACCCGTCTGGTGGCCTTCGCCCGATCCGGAAGAGGCCGGTGTCGCCCTTTGGTGGACGAAGGCCGCCCATTCATTCGGGAGTGGCTGAATGACGGGCAGAAAGCGGCCGTCCGCCACGTCCTCGGCTCCCGGGACCGGGTCACGATCGTTCGCGGTGCGGCCGGGACCGGCAAGACCAAGCTCGAAGCCGAGTTGCGGGATGCGTTCCGTGAGACCAATACGCCGGTCGTCGCGCTGGCTCAGTCAGCCGACGCCAGCCGGGGCGTGCTACGCGACGAGGCCGGGTTCGCGGACGCCGATACGGTCGCCCGCTTCCTGGTCGACCGCGACATGCAAGCCCGCGCGCGGGGAGGGGTCATCCTGGTCGATGAAGCCAGTCAGCTCGGCACTCGCGATCTGCTCCGGGTCTTCGACGCGGCTGAGAAAATCGAGGCGCGTGTGGTGCTGGTAGGCGACCGCCGACAGCACCGGGCTGTTGCGGCCGGTGAACCGCTCGCCCTGCTGGAAGAGCGGGCCGGGCTCCCGGTTGCCGAGGTTAAGGACATCATCCGGCAATCGGGAGATTATCGGGCGGCAACGGAGGCGCTGAGTCAGGGAGACATCGCGGCCGGGTTTGCCGAACTCGTCCGGCTGAAATGGGTCCGCGAAGTGCCCGACGATGAACGGGATCAGGCGCTCGTGGCCGCGTATCTGGCGGCCACAGCCGAGCGGAAGGCCGATGGCGAGTACAAGACGGCGCTGGTGGTCAGCCCGACCCACGCCGAGGCGGACCGCGTCACACGCGCCGTGCGGCAAGACCTCCAGGCCGCCGGGCGGCTCGGCGAGGAGCGAATCTTCGCGACCTGGAGGCCGGCCCACCTGACCGACGCCCAGAAAGCCGACCCGACGCAGTACGAATCCGGCGATCTGCTCCGGTTCCATCAGAACGCGCCCGGCCACCGGAATGGCTCCCGGCTGGTACTCACCGCCGGCGCTGCCCCGCCGGTCGCGGTCGCTGATCGATTCGAGGTGTATCGCCCATTCACCCTAGCGGTCGCGGTCGGGGACCGGCTGCGGGTCACGGCGGGCGGCAAAACGAAAGATGGTAAGCACCGGCTCGACACCGGGGCACTCGTTACCATCGCCGGGTTCACCCCGCGCGGCGACCTGATCGACAATCGCGGCTGGGTGATCGACCGTGAATTCGGTCATCTGTCGCACGGCTACGTTGTGACCAGCCACGCGAGCCAAGGCAAGACGGTGGACAAGGTGTTCATCGCACAGTCGGGGGCATCATTCGCGGCTTCAAGCGCCCGCCAGTTCTACGTGTCGGTCAGCAGAGGGCGGGAGCAAGCCGTCGTGTTCACAGATGACAACGCAGCTCTCCGGACCGCGGTCCAGCGGGCCGACCAGCCGCTTTCCGCGACCGCCCTGGCCGAAACCCGGCGGCGGAAACCTGGGCTTCGCGATCGGCTCGACAAGCACCTTGCGTTCGTCCGCCGGCTTGCTACGTTCGCTCGTACACACGAGCTTTTCGGGAAGCAACTTGACCGCAACGCAGCCCACCAGGAGAGGGGACATGAGCGATAA
- a CDS encoding IS5 family transposase: MDAPVRKPYLTDLTDVQWETIEPLLPAARFGGRPRSVDLREVMNAILYVNRTGCQWSLLPHDFPAKSTVYEYFAQWRDDGTWQHLLDVLREGYREVHAPSHEPTPSAASIDSQSVKGTEHAGGNGYDAGKKIQGRKRSIVVDTLGLLMTVAVTAGHVDDAAAAPSVLESLDREAYPRLKVVWADGKYHNHALNGWKDGHPELRWELVIVRRPDGAKGFVLLPKRWVVERTFGWLGRARRLSRDYERNTSSSESMVKVRSIQLILNRMDPKKCYPPFKYRVASK; the protein is encoded by the coding sequence ATGGACGCGCCCGTTCGTAAACCGTATCTGACGGATTTGACCGATGTCCAATGGGAGACCATCGAGCCCCTTCTGCCCGCCGCCCGGTTCGGAGGGCGGCCCCGGTCGGTCGACCTCCGGGAGGTGATGAACGCGATCCTGTACGTGAACCGGACCGGGTGCCAGTGGTCCCTGCTCCCGCACGATTTCCCGGCCAAGAGTACGGTGTACGAATACTTCGCCCAGTGGCGGGATGACGGCACCTGGCAACACCTCCTGGATGTCCTCCGGGAGGGGTATCGGGAGGTCCATGCTCCGAGTCACGAGCCGACCCCGAGCGCCGCGAGCATCGATAGTCAGTCGGTCAAGGGGACCGAGCATGCGGGTGGGAACGGGTATGACGCGGGCAAGAAAATCCAGGGCCGGAAGCGGTCGATCGTGGTCGACACGCTCGGGTTGTTGATGACCGTGGCGGTCACCGCCGGGCACGTCGACGATGCGGCCGCGGCCCCGTCCGTGCTCGAATCGTTGGACCGTGAGGCGTACCCGCGGTTGAAGGTCGTATGGGCCGACGGGAAGTACCACAACCATGCCCTGAACGGGTGGAAGGACGGTCATCCGGAACTCAGATGGGAACTCGTCATCGTCCGCCGGCCGGACGGGGCGAAGGGGTTCGTCCTGTTGCCCAAGCGGTGGGTGGTGGAGCGGACCTTCGGGTGGCTCGGTCGCGCCCGCAGGCTAAGTCGGGACTACGAACGAAATACTAGTTCTAGTGAATCTATGGTTAAAGTGCGGTCGATTCAATTGATCCTCAATCGCATGGACCCCAAAAAGTGTTATCCCCCATTTAAATATAGAGTTGCATCAAAATAG
- a CDS encoding replication initiator protein A produces MHQNSTSQTGSKTGGQEITSGFGMIDSWTVIRHTESGRMTEMRVTLSEWIYNAVTKHEVLTLHRNYFRLRKPLERRMYEVARKHCGQQDEWAVSLDLLRKKCGSASSDKEFRRLVSLICDEDAQHSHMPDYAVRLDDATVRFTNRNTMKAVTAIPDPILFPVLDSETYHEARIVAPGYDVYALEEQWREFWFASGKPDLKSPDAAFIGFCKYRHQKKPSP; encoded by the coding sequence TTGCATCAAAATAGTACTTCCCAGACAGGCTCTAAGACCGGCGGCCAGGAAATCACCTCGGGGTTCGGGATGATAGATAGCTGGACGGTCATTCGGCACACCGAGTCCGGGCGCATGACGGAGATGCGCGTGACCCTGTCCGAATGGATTTACAACGCGGTTACGAAGCACGAAGTATTAACCCTGCACCGCAACTATTTTCGGCTCCGCAAACCGCTGGAACGGCGGATGTATGAGGTCGCCCGCAAACACTGCGGTCAACAGGATGAGTGGGCCGTTTCCCTTGACCTGCTTCGGAAGAAGTGCGGATCGGCTTCGAGCGACAAGGAATTCCGCCGACTGGTGAGCCTGATTTGCGACGAGGACGCCCAGCATAGCCACATGCCTGATTACGCCGTCCGCCTGGACGACGCTACCGTGCGATTCACCAATCGTAACACCATGAAAGCGGTCACTGCGATCCCTGATCCGATCCTGTTTCCCGTTCTCGACAGCGAAACCTACCACGAGGCTCGAATCGTCGCCCCAGGGTATGACGTGTACGCCCTGGAAGAGCAATGGCGGGAGTTCTGGTTTGCCAGCGGGAAGCCCGATTTGAAGAGCCCGGACGCGGCCTTTATTGGGTTCTGCAAATACCGTCACCAGAAGAAGCCCAGCCCTTAG
- a CDS encoding ParA family protein, with amino-acid sequence MTTADRPPGQHAVRVEGEISPFPEREKSRLLVFSLSRNIAFMKARFDVILVFMKVIVLANQKGGSGKSTSVVHLAVAAEQAGDGPIVISDTDPQASTADWFNQRKRAGLDSPRYSPLTLTDLTAHLGALEKAGAQYLFIDTAPSIGGVNPDLFAVADLILMPLNPTPTDLRALVKGLPIVKKSGRPFLFMLARVRHHLKHNDAVALALDSLGLVLPARMHERVIYAESFAHGKTAFEIDPKGVAARELADVWCCVKARFQESEISGKAESEKVRKGEKKTERTPA; translated from the coding sequence GTGACGACGGCGGACCGACCTCCCGGCCAGCATGCGGTTCGGGTCGAAGGCGAGATTTCTCCCTTTCCGGAAAGGGAGAAATCTCGCCTTCTTGTTTTCTCTCTTTCTAGAAATATCGCTTTCATGAAAGCGAGATTCGATGTAATTCTTGTATTCATGAAAGTGATCGTTCTCGCAAATCAGAAAGGTGGTTCCGGCAAATCCACCTCGGTCGTGCATCTGGCTGTGGCAGCGGAGCAAGCCGGCGACGGCCCGATTGTCATCTCCGACACCGACCCCCAGGCCAGCACCGCCGACTGGTTCAACCAGCGGAAGCGAGCCGGGCTGGATTCGCCGAGGTATTCTCCCCTCACCCTGACCGACCTGACGGCTCACCTTGGGGCGCTAGAAAAGGCCGGCGCACAATATCTGTTCATTGACACCGCTCCATCGATCGGGGGCGTGAACCCGGACCTGTTCGCCGTCGCCGATTTGATCCTGATGCCGTTGAATCCTACCCCGACGGACCTTCGCGCCTTGGTCAAAGGGCTGCCAATCGTTAAGAAATCTGGCCGGCCATTCCTATTCATGCTGGCCCGGGTCCGCCACCACCTCAAGCATAACGACGCTGTTGCCCTGGCCCTCGACTCCCTCGGTCTGGTTCTTCCGGCCCGGATGCACGAGCGGGTCATCTACGCCGAAAGCTTTGCCCACGGCAAGACTGCGTTCGAGATCGACCCCAAGGGCGTGGCCGCACGGGAACTAGCCGATGTGTGGTGCTGTGTGAAAGCGAGATTTCAAGAAAGCGAGATTTCCGGAAAGGCGGAAAGCGAGAAAGTAAGAAAGGGAGAAAAGAAAACAGAAAGAACCCCAGCATGA